A region of Sphingobacteriaceae bacterium DNA encodes the following proteins:
- the acnA gene encoding aconitate hydratase AcnA, protein MANTRDVFGARSTLDTAKGPVNIYRLRRLDEEGVANIDKLPFTIRILLENVLRHSGGKASPDDVKALGSWRPGAEPDRDIPFMPGRVVLQDFTGVPSVVDLAAMRSAMARMGGDPSLINPVVPSDLVIDHSVQVDTFGTQYAFFYNVEKEFERNRERYALLRWAQQAFHNFRVVPPGTGIVHQVNLEYLASVVASRDEEGGAVAFPDTLVGTDSHTTMINGLGVLGWGVGGIEAEAVMLGEPYFMLIPQVVGFRLTGELPAGATATDLVLTVTQILRNHGVVGKFVEFFGEGLSALSLPDRATIANMSPEYGATVGFFPVDQETLRYMRITGRDEETIDLVERYCKEQGLFRTADTPDPEYSEVLEFDLSNVEPSMAGPRRPQDRVNLSEVKKSFLPVLEDYGRPLPEAYQDNGNAGGGTAVMAPPKTRRELSDGSVVIAAITSCTNTSNPSVMVGAALLAKRAVERGLRPAPYVKTSLAPGSAVVTDYLQAAGLLPYLEALGFHVVGYGCTTCIGNSGTLLPPIAQRIEEEGLVVASVLSGNRNFEGRINPLVKANYLASPPLVIAYALAGRIDVDLTKDPVGYDPNGQPVYLHEIWPSSEEIQETIANAIRPELFTERYAKVFEGDERWQTLPVPDGDQYEWDPASTYVQEPPFFFDLSPTPEDPQDIEGARVLALLGDSITTDHISPAGAIAKENPAGRYLLERGVAVEDFNTYGSRRGNHEVMMRGTFGNIRLRNQLVPGVEGGRTKHLPSGEEMWIYDAAVRYKEEGVPLMVIAGKEYGSGSSRDWAAKGPQLQGVRAVLAESFERIHRSNLVGMGVLPLQFREGENAESLGLDGTEEYSIRGLSGGLEPRQEVTITAKKADGSTVEFKAISRLDTAVEVEYYRNGGILHTVLRKRLEESK, encoded by the coding sequence TTGGCCAACACCCGAGATGTGTTTGGAGCCCGGTCCACCTTGGACACCGCCAAGGGGCCGGTCAACATCTACCGGCTGCGCCGGCTGGATGAAGAAGGCGTGGCCAACATCGACAAGCTTCCTTTTACCATCCGCATTTTGCTGGAAAATGTCCTCCGCCACAGCGGCGGCAAGGCCAGCCCCGATGATGTGAAGGCATTGGGCAGCTGGCGCCCGGGGGCTGAGCCCGATCGGGACATCCCCTTCATGCCCGGCCGGGTTGTCCTCCAGGACTTCACCGGCGTGCCGTCGGTGGTGGACCTGGCGGCCATGCGCTCGGCCATGGCCCGCATGGGCGGCGATCCGTCCCTCATCAACCCCGTGGTGCCTTCGGACCTGGTCATCGACCACTCGGTGCAGGTGGACACCTTCGGCACCCAGTACGCCTTCTTCTACAACGTGGAAAAGGAATTCGAACGGAACCGGGAGCGCTATGCCCTGCTCCGCTGGGCCCAGCAGGCTTTCCATAACTTCCGCGTCGTGCCGCCGGGCACCGGCATCGTCCACCAGGTGAACCTGGAGTACCTGGCCTCGGTGGTAGCCAGCCGGGATGAGGAGGGCGGCGCCGTCGCCTTCCCCGACACCTTGGTGGGCACCGACTCCCACACCACCATGATCAACGGCCTGGGCGTCCTGGGCTGGGGTGTGGGCGGCATCGAGGCCGAGGCCGTCATGCTGGGCGAGCCTTATTTCATGCTGATTCCCCAGGTGGTGGGCTTTCGCCTGACGGGCGAGCTGCCGGCGGGGGCCACGGCCACCGACCTGGTGCTCACCGTGACCCAGATCCTCCGGAACCACGGCGTGGTGGGCAAGTTCGTGGAGTTCTTCGGCGAAGGCCTGAGCGCCCTCAGCCTGCCCGACCGGGCCACCATCGCCAACATGTCGCCGGAGTACGGCGCCACCGTAGGCTTCTTCCCCGTGGACCAAGAGACCTTGCGCTACATGCGCATCACCGGCCGGGACGAGGAAACCATCGACCTGGTGGAGCGCTACTGCAAGGAGCAGGGTCTGTTCCGCACCGCCGACACCCCGGATCCCGAATACTCCGAGGTGCTGGAGTTCGACCTGAGCAACGTGGAGCCCAGCATGGCGGGCCCCCGGCGTCCCCAGGACCGGGTGAACCTGTCGGAGGTCAAGAAGTCCTTCCTGCCGGTGCTGGAAGACTACGGGCGCCCCTTGCCCGAGGCCTACCAGGACAACGGCAATGCCGGCGGCGGTACCGCCGTCATGGCGCCGCCCAAGACCCGGCGGGAGTTGAGCGACGGCTCCGTGGTCATCGCCGCCATCACCAGCTGCACCAATACGTCCAACCCGTCGGTCATGGTGGGGGCCGCCCTGCTGGCCAAGCGGGCGGTGGAGCGGGGCCTGCGGCCTGCGCCCTACGTGAAGACCAGCCTGGCTCCCGGATCCGCCGTGGTCACCGACTACCTGCAGGCGGCGGGGCTGCTGCCCTACCTGGAGGCCCTGGGCTTCCACGTGGTGGGCTACGGCTGCACCACCTGCATCGGCAACAGCGGCACCCTGCTGCCGCCCATCGCCCAGCGCATCGAGGAGGAAGGCCTGGTGGTGGCCTCGGTCCTCAGCGGCAACCGCAACTTCGAGGGCCGCATCAACCCCTTGGTCAAGGCCAACTACCTGGCGTCGCCTCCCCTGGTCATCGCCTACGCCCTGGCGGGCCGCATCGACGTGGATCTGACCAAGGATCCCGTGGGCTACGATCCCAACGGCCAGCCCGTGTATCTCCACGAGATCTGGCCGTCGTCGGAAGAAATCCAGGAAACCATCGCCAACGCCATCCGGCCCGAACTGTTCACCGAGCGGTACGCCAAGGTGTTCGAGGGCGATGAGCGCTGGCAGACCCTGCCTGTGCCCGACGGCGACCAGTACGAGTGGGATCCCGCATCCACCTACGTGCAGGAGCCGCCCTTCTTCTTCGACCTGTCGCCCACCCCTGAGGATCCCCAGGATATCGAGGGGGCCCGGGTGCTGGCCCTGCTGGGCGACTCCATCACCACCGACCATATCTCGCCCGCCGGCGCCATCGCCAAGGAGAACCCCGCCGGCCGCTACCTGCTGGAGCGGGGCGTGGCGGTGGAAGACTTCAACACCTACGGCTCCCGCCGGGGCAACCACGAAGTCATGATGCGGGGCACCTTCGGCAACATCCGGCTGCGCAACCAGCTGGTGCCGGGCGTGGAAGGCGGCCGCACCAAGCACCTCCCCTCGGGCGAGGAGATGTGGATCTACGACGCCGCCGTGCGCTACAAGGAGGAAGGCGTGCCCCTGATGGTCATCGCCGGCAAGGAGTACGGCTCCGGCAGCTCCCGGGACTGGGCGGCCAAGGGTCCCCAGCTTCAGGGGGTCAGGGCGGTGCTGGCTGAGAGCTTCGAGCGGATCCACCGCAGCAACCTGGTGGGCATGGGCGTGCTGCCCCTCCAGTTCCGGGAAGGGGAGAACGCCGAGTCCCTGGGCCTGGACGGCACCGAGGAATACTCCATCCGGGGCCTGTCCGGCGGCCTGGAGCCCCGCCAGGAAGTCACCATCACCGCCAAGAAGGCCGACGGCTCCACGGTGGAGTTCAAGGCCATCTCCCGCCTGGACACGGCGGTGGAGGTGGAGTACTACCGGAACGGCGGCATCCTCCACACGGTGCTGCGGAAGCGGCTGGAGGAATCCAAGTAA
- a CDS encoding amidohydrolase — translation MATSISSALDRSRAMLPQMIAWRRHIHQHPELAMEEYQTSELVAQVLTGLGLEVLRGPEHTGTPTGVVGILRGEAAPPGGGRTIAIRADMDALPITERTGLPFASRHEGKMHACGHDGHTAILLGTASILAEQRRLLPGNVKFIFQPAEETIGGAEPMVKAGVVDDVDVVLALHLNASQPTGFISLKYGVATAAVDTAHITILGKNSHGAWPHRGIDAIHTAGQAIVALQAMVSRQTSALDPLVFTIGTIRGGTASNIVAEEVAMDATIRTLRDETRAAVPQRIEQILRGVCRAFGAEYRLQITPGYPSVINDPLVCALVEEAASAVLGPDRVLLRDEPGMGAEDFAYFGRAVRGCMFNLGARNEEQGITALAHTPYFTFDEEAMAYGAAIFVQAVQQFLAAGLPPEAPKGRLPQA, via the coding sequence ATGGCCACCAGTATCAGTTCAGCCTTGGACCGCAGCCGGGCTATGCTGCCCCAGATGATCGCCTGGCGGCGCCACATTCACCAGCACCCGGAGCTGGCCATGGAGGAGTACCAAACTTCGGAACTGGTCGCCCAGGTCTTGACGGGGCTCGGCTTGGAGGTGCTCAGGGGGCCGGAGCACACGGGCACGCCCACCGGGGTTGTGGGCATCCTGCGGGGGGAGGCGGCGCCGCCGGGCGGCGGCCGGACCATTGCCATCCGGGCCGACATGGACGCCCTGCCCATCACCGAGCGCACCGGCCTGCCCTTCGCCTCCCGCCATGAGGGAAAGATGCATGCCTGCGGCCACGACGGCCATACGGCCATCCTGCTGGGGACGGCGTCCATCCTGGCTGAGCAGCGCCGCCTGCTGCCCGGCAACGTCAAGTTCATCTTCCAGCCGGCGGAGGAGACCATCGGCGGCGCCGAGCCCATGGTCAAGGCCGGGGTGGTGGACGACGTGGACGTGGTGCTGGCCCTGCACCTGAACGCCAGCCAGCCCACCGGGTTCATCAGCCTCAAGTACGGGGTGGCCACGGCGGCGGTGGATACGGCCCACATCACCATCCTGGGCAAGAACTCCCACGGCGCCTGGCCCCACCGGGGCATCGACGCCATCCATACGGCGGGCCAGGCCATCGTAGCCCTCCAGGCCATGGTCAGCCGCCAGACGTCGGCCCTGGACCCCCTGGTCTTTACCATCGGCACCATCCGGGGCGGCACCGCCAGCAACATCGTGGCGGAAGAAGTGGCCATGGACGCCACCATCCGCACCCTGCGGGACGAAACCAGGGCGGCGGTGCCCCAGCGCATCGAGCAGATCCTCCGGGGCGTCTGCCGGGCCTTCGGCGCCGAGTACCGGCTCCAAATCACCCCCGGCTACCCTTCGGTCATCAACGACCCCCTGGTTTGCGCCCTGGTGGAAGAGGCGGCATCGGCCGTTCTCGGTCCTGATCGGGTGCTCCTGCGGGACGAGCCGGGCATGGGCGCCGAGGATTTCGCCTATTTCGGCCGGGCCGTGCGGGGCTGCATGTTCAACCTGGGCGCCCGCAACGAAGAGCAGGGCATCACCGCCCTGGCCCACACGCCCTACTTCACCTTTGACGAGGAAGCCATGGCCTACGGGGCGGCCATTTTCGTCCAGGCGGTCCAGCAGTTCCTGGCCGCCGGGCTGCCGCCGGAGGCGCCCAAGGGCAGGCTGCCCCAGGCTTAA
- a CDS encoding MBL fold metallo-hydrolase translates to MSEVEISQWAPDVHLVSVPIPSPLRQVNCYLVQGRGGWTIIDTGFNVPQTMATWEAAFRQLNIRPQDVERIVVTHHHPDHCGAAGPLQQWTGAPVLMHEIEARMADLVWQLDTLLEQLEGFYRAHGAPPHVLAAMGPAAVELLGQVGSKPEVILVATGDEVPLGDRLCRAMPFPGHSAGLMLLWDEKDGLLFASDMILEPITPNISLDPFTGGDPLADYLASLARLAQIPARLTLTGHRRPIEDLPRRCRELEQHHHQRLAECLTITGDRAGAGSTGEVQAWQVALDLFGSVMDDPENGLFALGEAAAHLKHLALQGRLVQREDEAGVFFRPA, encoded by the coding sequence TTGTCCGAAGTTGAAATCAGCCAGTGGGCGCCGGATGTCCATTTGGTGAGCGTGCCGATCCCGTCTCCCCTCAGGCAGGTGAACTGCTACCTGGTGCAGGGCCGCGGGGGCTGGACCATCATCGACACCGGCTTCAACGTGCCGCAAACCATGGCCACTTGGGAGGCCGCCTTCCGGCAGTTGAACATCCGGCCCCAGGACGTGGAGCGTATCGTGGTTACCCACCACCATCCCGACCATTGCGGCGCCGCCGGCCCCCTGCAGCAGTGGACCGGCGCCCCCGTCCTCATGCACGAGATCGAAGCCCGCATGGCGGACCTGGTCTGGCAGCTGGACACCCTGCTGGAGCAGTTGGAAGGCTTCTACCGGGCCCACGGCGCCCCGCCCCACGTGCTGGCCGCCATGGGGCCCGCCGCCGTGGAGCTTCTGGGCCAAGTAGGGTCCAAGCCGGAGGTCATCCTGGTAGCCACCGGCGACGAAGTTCCTCTGGGCGACCGGCTGTGCCGGGCCATGCCCTTCCCGGGCCACAGCGCGGGCCTCATGCTCCTGTGGGATGAAAAGGACGGGCTCCTGTTCGCCAGCGACATGATCCTGGAGCCCATCACCCCCAACATCTCCCTGGATCCCTTCACCGGCGGCGATCCCCTGGCCGACTACCTGGCCTCCTTGGCACGCCTTGCCCAAATCCCGGCCCGCCTGACCCTGACGGGCCACCGCCGGCCCATCGAGGACCTGCCCCGGCGCTGCCGGGAACTGGAGCAACACCACCACCAGCGGCTGGCGGAGTGCTTGACCATCACGGGGGATCGGGCAGGCGCCGGCTCTACCGGCGAGGTGCAGGCGTGGCAGGTGGCCCTGGACCTGTTCGGCAGCGTCATGGACGATCCGGAAAACGGCCTGTTCGCCTTGGGCGAGGCCGCCGCCCACCTGAAGCACCTGGCCCTGCAGGGCCGCCTGGTCCAGCGGGAAGATGAAGCAGGGGTGTTCTTCCGGCCCGCCTAG
- a CDS encoding HD domain-containing phosphohydrolase: MDVSMRRVLVQNVEQGSVLADDLFDSRGALMIAKGTRLTEQYLARLLAGGVAEILIEDPLLADVESRPVLSSRTRQMGLIVFSHLADQIKRARESSPKAVVTPTGLAPYVKNLMDDLTEQNPVRFDPVVVADADYLPGHALNVSGLAACMALNSQYRNLAPDLAQAGLLADLGMVTVADIAQRPQESWTEAEAAAVKAHPKVSLQLMDRSFSAHVKAAVSGHHERMDGSGYPEGRRGEDIHPVARLLAVADTYMALIVDRPYRPRMLPHEALELVMSMAGEELDLAMVELLLRTVSPFPPGVSVMLSSGRRAVVVRNGVIPTRPVVRIMSDPEGGPLLVDLDLSQPEHQTEMITEVLYD; this comes from the coding sequence GTGGACGTATCCATGCGGCGGGTGCTGGTGCAAAACGTAGAGCAGGGATCGGTCTTGGCCGATGATTTGTTCGATTCCCGGGGCGCCCTCATGATCGCCAAGGGAACCCGGCTCACTGAGCAATACTTGGCCCGGCTGCTGGCGGGCGGGGTGGCTGAGATCCTCATCGAAGATCCCCTCCTGGCCGACGTGGAATCCCGCCCGGTGCTCTCGTCCCGGACCCGGCAAATGGGCCTGATCGTTTTTTCCCACCTGGCGGACCAAATTAAAAGAGCCCGGGAATCGTCCCCCAAAGCGGTGGTTACCCCCACGGGCCTGGCTCCTTATGTGAAAAACTTGATGGACGACCTTACGGAGCAGAACCCCGTCCGGTTTGATCCGGTGGTGGTGGCCGATGCCGACTACTTGCCCGGCCACGCCCTCAACGTGTCGGGCCTGGCCGCCTGCATGGCCTTGAACAGCCAGTACAGGAACCTGGCTCCCGATCTGGCCCAGGCAGGCCTGCTGGCGGACCTGGGCATGGTCACCGTGGCCGACATCGCCCAGCGGCCCCAGGAAAGCTGGACGGAGGCGGAGGCGGCGGCCGTCAAGGCCCATCCCAAAGTGAGCCTCCAGTTGATGGACCGGTCCTTCAGCGCCCACGTGAAGGCCGCCGTTTCGGGCCATCATGAGCGGATGGACGGCAGCGGGTACCCCGAGGGCCGCCGGGGCGAGGACATCCATCCCGTAGCCCGCTTGCTGGCGGTGGCCGACACCTACATGGCCTTGATCGTGGACCGGCCTTACCGGCCCCGCATGCTGCCCCATGAAGCGCTGGAACTGGTGATGAGCATGGCCGGGGAGGAGTTGGACCTGGCCATGGTGGAACTGCTGCTGCGCACCGTGTCGCCTTTCCCGCCGGGAGTCAGCGTGATGCTCAGCAGCGGCCGCCGGGCGGTGGTGGTGCGCAACGGGGTCATTCCCACCCGGCCCGTAGTGCGCATCATGAGCGATCCCGAGGGCGGCCCCCTCTTGGTGGATTTGGACTTGAGCCAGCCGGAGCACCAGACGGAGATGATTACTGAGGTATTGTACGACTAG
- a CDS encoding patatin-like phospholipase family protein translates to MLADAVFEGGGVKGIGLVGAVVEAEARGYRWSHLAGTSAGAIVASLLAAGYTGRELARILKGVDYRQFRDPSPLGRVPLVGPPLSLLWGRGLYMGRAFEEWLEGLLAAKGVRTFGDLLTPSHLLVDGEKGDERYRYRLRVVASDLTHGRMLVLPQDIGRYGYDPDRLPVARAVRMSMSIPFFYWPVYVHPREGAGAGGAGTPGVIVDGGLLSNYPVWLFDSPGPPPWPTFGFRLVEPGSGRPRRITGTISLLAAMVSTMLEAHDARYVEEKDFVRTIAIPTLGVNTTDFDISPARAEALFNAGRQAAARFLDAWDFAHYVRRYRIPA, encoded by the coding sequence ATGCTGGCCGACGCTGTTTTCGAGGGGGGCGGCGTCAAAGGCATCGGCCTGGTGGGCGCCGTGGTGGAGGCCGAGGCCCGGGGCTACCGATGGAGCCATCTGGCCGGCACCTCCGCCGGCGCCATCGTCGCTTCCCTGCTGGCGGCGGGCTACACGGGCCGGGAACTGGCCCGCATTTTGAAAGGGGTGGACTACCGGCAGTTCCGCGATCCCAGCCCCCTGGGCCGGGTGCCCTTGGTGGGCCCGCCCCTGTCCCTGCTGTGGGGTAGGGGCCTCTACATGGGCCGGGCCTTCGAGGAGTGGCTGGAGGGGCTGCTGGCGGCCAAAGGGGTGCGCACCTTCGGCGACCTGCTCACCCCGTCCCACTTGCTGGTGGACGGCGAGAAAGGGGACGAGCGCTACCGCTACCGCCTGCGGGTGGTGGCCTCGGATCTGACCCACGGCCGCATGCTGGTGCTGCCCCAGGACATCGGGCGCTACGGCTACGACCCCGACCGGCTGCCGGTGGCCAGGGCGGTGCGCATGAGCATGTCCATTCCTTTCTTTTATTGGCCTGTATACGTGCATCCCCGGGAGGGAGCCGGCGCCGGCGGCGCCGGAACCCCGGGCGTCATCGTGGACGGCGGCCTCCTGAGCAATTACCCCGTCTGGCTGTTCGACAGCCCCGGCCCGCCCCCGTGGCCCACCTTCGGCTTCCGCCTGGTGGAGCCCGGCAGCGGCCGGCCCCGGCGCATTACCGGCACCATCAGCCTCCTGGCGGCCATGGTGTCCACCATGCTGGAGGCCCACGACGCCCGCTATGTGGAGGAAAAGGACTTTGTCCGCACCATTGCCATCCCCACCCTGGGGGTGAACACCACGGACTTCGACATCAGCCCCGCCCGGGCCGAGGCCCTGTTCAACGCGGGACGGCAGGCGGCCGCCCGATTCCTGGACGCCTGGGACTTTGCCCATTATGTCCGGCGCTACCGTATACCCGCCTAG
- a CDS encoding carboxypeptidase M32, with protein sequence MEKGPLQRLQEIAAEIADLHSAAALLAWDEQVYMPKAGAPARAQQAATLRRLAHEKLTDPQVGELLEQLAAEHRGDPATDAVAAMLRVMNRKYHQATRVPAALVAAEAKAASAAYHAWLQAREEKNFGPFREPLAEVVKIQVEKAEALGYEDARYDALLDLYEPEMRTAEVAAVFARLKDFLVPMLGRLSEVLDRVDDGILYQEFDEDRQWALTLEACRAIGFDFDRGRQDRSVHPFTTACDMDDVRITTRINRGFLGSGLFASLHEAGHGLYEQGIDPAFRRSPLGSPISLGIHESQSRLYENLVGRSRAFWQFFMPKAAAAFPARLEGVTAEDMYRAVNKVAPSLIRVEADEVTYPLHIMVRFELEQALIQGDLTVDDLPGAFDDAMEAYLGLRPANSVEGVLQDIHWSGGYFGYFPTYTLGTLMSVQIFEAARRDLPHLAADMASGRFIPLREWLREHIHRHGSRFMPQELLQRATGSRLDPQPFINYVEEKYSELYGL encoded by the coding sequence ATGGAAAAAGGGCCTCTCCAACGCCTGCAGGAAATCGCCGCTGAGATCGCCGACCTCCACAGCGCCGCAGCCCTGCTGGCTTGGGATGAGCAGGTCTACATGCCCAAGGCCGGCGCCCCGGCCCGGGCCCAACAGGCGGCCACCTTGCGGCGCCTGGCTCACGAAAAGCTGACCGATCCCCAGGTGGGGGAGCTGCTGGAGCAGCTGGCTGCTGAGCACCGGGGAGACCCTGCAACGGATGCGGTGGCGGCCATGCTGCGGGTCATGAACCGCAAGTATCACCAGGCCACCCGGGTGCCGGCGGCCTTGGTGGCGGCCGAGGCCAAGGCTGCTTCCGCCGCCTACCATGCCTGGCTCCAGGCCCGGGAGGAAAAGAACTTCGGGCCCTTCCGGGAGCCCCTGGCCGAAGTGGTCAAGATTCAAGTGGAAAAAGCCGAAGCCTTGGGGTACGAGGACGCCCGCTATGACGCCCTCTTGGACCTGTATGAGCCGGAGATGCGCACCGCTGAAGTGGCGGCGGTCTTCGCCCGCCTGAAGGATTTCCTGGTGCCCATGCTGGGCCGCCTGTCGGAAGTGCTGGACCGGGTCGACGACGGCATCCTGTACCAGGAGTTTGACGAAGATCGCCAATGGGCGTTGACGCTGGAGGCGTGCCGGGCCATCGGCTTCGACTTCGACCGGGGTCGGCAGGACCGGTCGGTCCACCCCTTCACCACGGCCTGCGACATGGACGACGTGCGCATCACCACCCGCATCAACCGCGGCTTCCTGGGGTCCGGCCTGTTCGCCTCCCTCCACGAAGCGGGCCACGGCCTGTACGAGCAGGGGATCGACCCCGCCTTCCGGCGCAGCCCCCTGGGCAGCCCCATCTCCTTGGGCATCCACGAGTCCCAGTCTCGCCTGTATGAGAACCTGGTGGGCCGCTCCCGGGCCTTCTGGCAGTTCTTCATGCCCAAGGCGGCGGCGGCTTTCCCCGCCCGACTGGAGGGCGTCACCGCCGAGGACATGTACCGGGCCGTCAACAAGGTGGCCCCATCCCTCATCCGGGTGGAAGCCGATGAGGTCACCTACCCCCTCCACATCATGGTGCGCTTCGAGCTGGAGCAGGCCCTCATCCAGGGTGATCTGACGGTGGACGACCTGCCGGGGGCCTTCGACGACGCCATGGAGGCCTACCTGGGCCTGCGGCCGGCCAATTCGGTGGAAGGAGTGCTCCAGGACATCCACTGGTCGGGCGGCTATTTCGGTTATTTCCCCACGTACACTTTGGGAACGTTGATGTCGGTGCAGATTTTCGAAGCGGCCCGGCGGGATCTGCCCCATCTGGCCGCGGACATGGCCTCAGGCCGGTTCATCCCCCTGCGGGAGTGGCTGCGGGAACACATCCATCGCCACGGCAGCCGCTTCATGCCCCAGGAACTCCTCCAGCGGGCCACGGGCAGCCGCCTGGACCCTCAACCTTTCATCAATTATGTCGAAGAAAAATACAGTGAGTTGTACGGACTGTAA
- a CDS encoding BTAD domain-containing putative transcriptional regulator: MSRLGGEATGNSNGPETPKPEQSQVELGPMPKAAALLNIDAHKFRIWIRTFGRLRVYIDYKELTAKDWSYPKVQSLLRFLLLQHQSIPLDAVLERIWPNLPDDRARQNFSVALHHLRSTLEPHRTKHHDSNLIIYKNRQVRFNHSLVLVDRNLFIQLSREKIATDLSSERYRALNEAMVSLYAGQLFEDEPYQDWCIRERERLEEMYLMAREELARLSLEEGDPMTALRHCEAILDRDPLREVAHIILMKAYVALGHRTRAVNHYHQLTRLLAEELGMAPASTIQQLYEEILQH, translated from the coding sequence TTGTCGAGACTTGGAGGCGAAGCCACAGGCAACTCCAATGGCCCAGAGACGCCCAAGCCCGAACAGAGCCAGGTTGAATTGGGCCCCATGCCCAAAGCGGCCGCCCTGCTCAATATTGATGCCCACAAATTCCGCATTTGGATTCGAACCTTCGGCCGCCTGCGGGTGTACATCGATTACAAGGAACTGACCGCCAAGGATTGGTCGTATCCCAAGGTCCAATCCCTTTTGCGCTTCCTGCTGCTGCAGCACCAGTCCATACCTTTGGATGCGGTATTGGAGCGCATCTGGCCCAACCTGCCCGACGACCGGGCGCGGCAAAACTTCTCCGTCGCACTACACCACCTTCGCTCCACTCTGGAACCCCATCGCACCAAGCATCACGACTCCAACCTGATCATTTACAAAAACCGGCAGGTCCGCTTCAACCACTCCCTGGTCCTGGTGGACCGCAACCTGTTCATCCAGTTGAGCCGGGAGAAGATTGCCACGGACCTTTCCAGCGAGCGCTACCGGGCCTTGAACGAGGCCATGGTCAGCCTCTATGCCGGCCAATTATTTGAAGACGAGCCCTATCAAGATTGGTGCATCAGGGAACGGGAACGCCTGGAGGAAATGTACCTCATGGCCCGGGAGGAACTGGCCCGCCTCAGCCTGGAAGAGGGCGACCCCATGACCGCCCTCCGCCACTGCGAGGCCATTTTGGACCGGGATCCCTTGCGGGAAGTGGCCCACATCATCCTCATGAAGGCGTACGTCGCCCTAGGTCATCGCACCCGGGCCGTCAACCACTACCACCAGTTGACCCGGCTGCTGGCCGAGGAGTTGGGCATGGCGCCGGCCAGCACCATCCAGCAGTTGTACGAAGAAATTTTGCAGCATTGA
- a CDS encoding transglutaminase family protein gives MQLTCQPDVSTDTPVAPAASSVAPSINFDALNQAPVPTLRYRVKYATEVKNIGSTPSRVQQFEVPILSAVSVPYQTISNETFNHTPTEIKVQADGTRVAYFSLGVIRPGQSVVVERDYQIEVWPFGSVSPAFGSRATQTELQRYLSPEPGVESNDPRFQTLAKEVVGDAATTEEKVDRIFQYVRSHMRYDLNSPARNKGALAGWQQGTGVCTEFAGLFAALARASGVPTRLVNGRVELWALSTGAQPPQQRQGDTVRHQWAEFYHPQLGWYPIDPTLSEDWRKSLMQPHRFAENHGDRSIKAQFRGGQLTLRTTVSIEVEPLQ, from the coding sequence TTGCAGCTTACTTGCCAGCCCGATGTTTCGACGGACACTCCAGTAGCACCCGCCGCCTCCTCCGTTGCACCCAGCATCAACTTCGACGCCCTCAACCAAGCACCGGTACCGACCCTCCGCTATCGCGTCAAATATGCCACCGAGGTGAAGAACATAGGATCGACCCCTTCTAGGGTGCAGCAGTTTGAAGTGCCCATCCTTTCAGCGGTGTCCGTCCCCTACCAGACCATCAGCAACGAAACCTTCAACCACACCCCGACAGAAATCAAGGTGCAGGCCGACGGCACCAGGGTTGCCTATTTTTCCCTGGGCGTGATCCGGCCGGGCCAGTCGGTGGTGGTTGAACGGGACTACCAGATCGAGGTCTGGCCCTTCGGGTCGGTTAGCCCCGCCTTCGGCAGCCGGGCAACCCAAACTGAACTGCAGCGCTACCTGTCCCCCGAACCAGGCGTGGAAAGCAATGACCCTCGCTTCCAGACCCTCGCCAAGGAGGTGGTGGGCGACGCTGCCACCACCGAGGAGAAAGTAGACCGCATTTTCCAGTACGTCCGCTCCCACATGCGCTACGACTTGAACTCTCCTGCCCGTAATAAAGGCGCCCTGGCCGGCTGGCAGCAAGGGACCGGCGTCTGCACTGAATTCGCCGGGCTGTTTGCGGCCTTGGCCCGGGCCAGCGGCGTCCCCACCCGGCTGGTCAACGGCCGAGTTGAACTGTGGGCCCTCAGCACAGGGGCCCAGCCACCCCAGCAGAGGCAAGGCGATACGGTGCGCCACCAGTGGGCGGAGTTTTACCATCCCCAGTTGGGCTGGTACCCCATCGATCCCACTTTGAGCGAGGATTGGCGCAAGAGCCTAATGCAACCCCACCGTTTTGCCGAAAACCATGGTGACAGGTCGATCAAGGCCCAGTTCCGCGGCGGGCAGCTGACCCTGCGGACCACCGTTTCGATAGAGGTAGAGCCGTTGCAGTAG